The Nocardioides salarius genome includes a region encoding these proteins:
- a CDS encoding inositol-3-phosphate synthase, with protein sequence MGSVRVAIVGVGNCATSLVQGVEYYKDADPEGSVPGLMHVMFGEYHVKDVEFVAAFDVDDMKVGKDLSEAIHASQNNTIKIADVPTLGVEVQRGPTLDGLGKYYRETIEESGAEPVDVVATLREAEVDVMVSYLPVGSEEADKFYAQCAIDAGVAFVNALPVFIASDPEWAKKFEDAGVPIVGDDIKSQVGATITHRVMARLFEDRGVTLDRTYQLNVGGNMDFKNMLERERLESKKVSKTQAVTSNLTGELKGKISDRNVHIGPSDHVEWLDDRKWAYVRLEGRAFGDVPLNLEYKLEVWDSPNSAGIIIDALRAAKIAKDRGIGGPIISASSYLMKSPPVQLPDDEGRRRVEAFIAGDE encoded by the coding sequence ATGGGTTCGGTTCGAGTAGCAATCGTGGGAGTCGGCAACTGCGCCACCTCCCTCGTCCAGGGTGTCGAGTACTACAAGGACGCCGACCCCGAGGGCAGCGTCCCCGGTCTGATGCACGTCATGTTCGGCGAGTACCACGTCAAGGACGTCGAGTTCGTCGCCGCCTTCGACGTCGACGACATGAAGGTCGGCAAGGACCTCTCCGAGGCCATCCACGCCTCCCAGAACAACACCATCAAGATCGCCGACGTGCCCACCCTGGGTGTCGAGGTCCAGCGCGGCCCGACCCTCGACGGCCTGGGCAAGTACTACCGCGAGACCATCGAGGAGTCCGGCGCCGAGCCGGTCGACGTCGTGGCCACGCTGCGTGAGGCCGAGGTCGACGTGATGGTCTCCTACCTGCCCGTGGGCTCGGAGGAGGCGGACAAGTTCTACGCCCAGTGCGCCATCGACGCCGGCGTGGCCTTCGTCAACGCCCTGCCCGTCTTCATCGCTTCCGACCCCGAGTGGGCCAAGAAGTTCGAGGACGCCGGCGTCCCGATCGTCGGCGACGACATCAAGAGCCAGGTCGGCGCCACCATCACCCACCGCGTGATGGCCCGCCTGTTCGAGGACCGCGGAGTGACGCTGGACCGCACCTACCAGCTCAACGTCGGCGGCAACATGGACTTCAAGAACATGCTCGAGCGCGAGCGCCTGGAGTCCAAGAAGGTCTCCAAGACCCAGGCCGTCACCTCGAACCTGACCGGTGAGCTCAAGGGCAAGATCTCCGACCGCAACGTCCACATCGGTCCCTCCGACCACGTCGAGTGGCTCGACGACCGCAAGTGGGCCTACGTGCGCCTCGAGGGCCGCGCCTTCGGCGACGTGCCGCTGAACCTCGAGTACAAGCTCGAGGTCTGGGACTCCCCCAACTCGGCCGGCATCATCATCGACGCCCTGCGCGCCGCCAAGATCGCCAAGGACCGCGGCATCGGCGGACCGATCATCTCGGCGTCGTCGTACCTGATGAAGTCCCCGCCGGTGCAGCTGCCCGACGACGAGGGCCGCCGTCGCGTCGAGGCGTTCATCGCCGGCGACGAGTAG
- a CDS encoding glycosyltransferase family 87 protein, which yields MTDGAPTREDPLAATLSEGLGGPLGERAGRHPWWTPVRVLLALAAVVVALGMLQKAPCYSETWSDSDARFSQMCYSDLPYLYTGRALVERAWPYSGDESLRERYPEVMEYPVGISYWAWGTALVAQGLTEGLTGLPDLDARRAADPGSLFGDVEVQREIRAFVIVNALGFAVLTLLAVWLLARTHPRRPWDALWFAVSPALLLTGLVNWDLLAVVLVAGATWAWATGRPLLTGVLVGLGTATKLYPLFLLGALLVICLRERRWRALGLAWLGAGVAWVLANLPAVLTGLEQWRVFWSFNSERGADLGSLWLVAAQAADLDITPSTINTTSLVFFAAWCAGVFVLGMLAPETPRLAQLGFLLVAGFLLVNKVYSPQYVLWLLPLAVLARPRLRDQLVWQAGEVLYFASVWWYLGGLLDAGGGGDAGFYWVAIVLRVAAELYLVALVTRDVWRPRHDPVRRRTDRLHESPASR from the coding sequence GTGACCGACGGCGCGCCCACCCGCGAGGACCCGCTCGCCGCGACCCTCAGCGAGGGTCTCGGCGGGCCCCTGGGTGAGCGCGCCGGCCGGCACCCCTGGTGGACGCCGGTGCGGGTGCTGCTGGCCCTGGCCGCGGTCGTGGTCGCGCTGGGGATGCTCCAGAAGGCGCCCTGCTACTCCGAGACCTGGAGCGACAGCGACGCCCGCTTCAGCCAGATGTGCTACTCCGACCTGCCCTACCTCTACACCGGACGCGCGCTGGTCGAGCGGGCCTGGCCCTACTCGGGCGACGAGTCGCTGCGCGAGCGCTACCCCGAGGTGATGGAGTACCCGGTCGGGATCTCCTACTGGGCCTGGGGCACCGCGCTGGTGGCGCAGGGGCTGACCGAGGGGCTCACCGGCCTGCCCGACCTCGATGCGCGCCGCGCCGCCGACCCGGGCTCGCTTTTCGGCGACGTCGAGGTCCAGCGCGAGATCCGCGCGTTCGTCATCGTCAACGCGCTCGGCTTCGCGGTGCTCACCCTCCTCGCGGTGTGGCTGCTGGCCCGCACCCACCCGCGGCGACCGTGGGACGCGCTGTGGTTCGCCGTCTCCCCGGCGCTGCTGCTGACCGGCCTGGTCAACTGGGACCTGCTCGCGGTGGTGCTGGTCGCCGGCGCGACGTGGGCGTGGGCGACCGGGCGACCGCTGCTGACCGGGGTGCTGGTCGGCCTCGGCACCGCCACCAAGCTCTACCCGCTCTTCCTGCTGGGCGCGCTGCTGGTGATCTGCCTGCGCGAGCGCCGGTGGCGCGCGCTGGGGCTGGCCTGGCTGGGCGCGGGCGTCGCGTGGGTGCTGGCCAACCTGCCGGCCGTGCTGACCGGCCTCGAGCAGTGGCGGGTCTTCTGGTCCTTCAACTCCGAGCGCGGCGCCGACCTCGGCTCGTTGTGGCTGGTCGCCGCGCAGGCCGCCGACCTCGACATCACGCCCTCCACGATCAACACCACCTCGCTGGTGTTCTTCGCCGCCTGGTGCGCCGGCGTCTTCGTGCTCGGCATGCTGGCCCCCGAGACCCCGCGCCTGGCGCAGCTCGGCTTCCTGCTGGTCGCCGGCTTCCTGCTGGTCAACAAGGTCTACTCGCCGCAGTACGTGCTGTGGCTGCTGCCGCTCGCGGTGCTCGCCCGGCCCCGGCTGCGCGACCAGCTCGTGTGGCAGGCCGGCGAGGTCCTCTACTTCGCGTCGGTCTGGTGGTACCTCGGCGGCCTCCTCGACGCCGGCGGGGGCGGTGACGCCGGCTTCTACTGGGTCGCCATCGTGCTCCGGGTCGCCGCCGAGCTCTACCTCGTGGCCCTGG
- a CDS encoding PadR family transcriptional regulator, which produces MARRGETIELAVLGLLHEGPMHGYELRKRLNLMLGWGRVLSYGSLYPTLKKMLRAGLIDESAPTRTPVSRRPRITYEVTEAGTHEFERLMSEVGPTAWEDDNFDIRFAFFSSTDMEIRLRVLEGRRTRLQERLERVQGQLSMTQKEVDRYAAELQRHGVESVEREVRWLSDLINAERDGNHPGRDAARPQSAQAQQSPQSPRDAHTDENDDQHVPPDTSAEVPATTARRPGPAAGES; this is translated from the coding sequence ATGGCACGTCGTGGAGAGACCATCGAGCTGGCAGTCCTCGGACTGCTGCACGAGGGACCCATGCACGGCTACGAGCTGCGCAAGCGGCTGAACCTGATGCTCGGCTGGGGCCGGGTGCTCTCCTACGGCTCGCTCTACCCGACGCTGAAGAAGATGCTGCGCGCCGGGCTGATCGACGAGTCCGCCCCCACCCGCACGCCCGTGAGCCGTCGGCCCCGGATCACCTACGAGGTCACCGAGGCCGGCACCCATGAGTTCGAGCGGTTGATGTCGGAGGTCGGTCCCACCGCGTGGGAGGACGACAACTTCGACATCCGCTTCGCCTTCTTCTCCTCCACCGACATGGAGATCCGGCTGCGGGTCCTCGAAGGCCGCCGCACCCGCCTCCAGGAGCGCCTGGAGCGAGTCCAGGGACAGCTGTCGATGACCCAGAAGGAGGTCGACCGCTACGCCGCGGAGCTGCAGCGCCACGGCGTCGAGTCGGTCGAGCGCGAGGTGCGGTGGCTCTCCGACCTCATCAACGCCGAGCGCGACGGCAACCACCCGGGTCGCGACGCGGCCCGACCGCAGTCCGCCCAGGCCCAGCAGTCCCCGCAGTCCCCCCGGGACGCGCACACCGACGAGAACGACGACCAGCACGTCCCACCGGACACCTCAGCCGAGGTGCCGGCGACCACAGCTCGACGACCCGGCCCCGCGGCCGGGGAGTCGTGA
- a CDS encoding transglycosylase domain-containing protein: MTAKRRAAGPAVKKTPKKKTPRTWKQRSLSVLKWGSIAGVVGVLLAAGGFFYLYQSTDIPDPNAEFETETTFVYYADGKTEAGRFATQDRTSISYDEMPDSIKDAVVAAENQSFWSDSGLDPKGIARAFFNNAAGDDTQGASTITQQYVKVLYLTQERSYERKVKEAILALKLHRQQSKTEILQGYLNTIYFGRGAYGVQAAAQAYFDKDAADMNLRQSAVLASVLNNPSRFDPAGGKDSKQALKGRYAYVLSQMEKLETITPEAAEKAVKRLPKFPKIQAQSTYGGQKGHVLEMVRDELNRLGFSDDEIDGGGLRVTTTFTEDAMTAAEEGVLEARPEGFGDKQLHVGVASVEPGSGAVRGFYGGQDYVQSQYNWAVTGGQAGSTLKAFALAAAIKEGFSLRDTFDGNSPYELPDGTEIENQGDASYGSAIDMVYATQKSANSAFIDMTLAMDKGPQKILDMANAMGIPPGEAGKNAAGIPPTSPGLEPITGIALGNATVSPINMANAYATIANEGVYSEPYVVEEVVGADGEVEYTHEESTQRAVGADIAADVSYALQQNVTGGSGTAALALGRPAAGKTGTATNGKGEVSSAWFAGYTPQMSTAVMYVRGKGNEQLQGWLPEYFGGAYPADTWLAVMSDLMEGLEVEEFPEPVFVDGEAPPGYEPTTAPPTPSSPQPTQQSPTKQPSPTQEPSPTEEPTTEAPTPTPSPTDDCEGILCGPSGSPSPSGSSSPTSQPSSTSSPAAGGGSPSPGQGAGRDDAAYAERRRVQ, translated from the coding sequence GTGACAGCCAAGCGCAGGGCCGCGGGCCCGGCCGTGAAGAAGACGCCCAAGAAGAAGACGCCGCGCACCTGGAAGCAGCGCTCCCTCAGCGTCCTCAAGTGGGGCTCGATCGCCGGTGTCGTCGGGGTCCTGCTCGCGGCCGGCGGGTTCTTCTACCTCTACCAGAGCACCGACATCCCCGACCCCAACGCGGAGTTCGAGACCGAGACGACCTTCGTCTACTACGCCGACGGCAAGACCGAGGCGGGCCGCTTCGCGACCCAGGACCGCACCTCGATCTCCTACGACGAGATGCCCGACTCCATCAAGGACGCGGTGGTCGCCGCCGAGAACCAGTCGTTCTGGAGCGACTCGGGCCTGGACCCGAAGGGCATCGCGCGGGCCTTCTTCAACAACGCCGCGGGCGACGACACCCAGGGCGCGTCCACGATCACCCAGCAGTACGTCAAGGTGCTCTACCTGACCCAGGAGCGCTCCTACGAGCGCAAGGTCAAGGAGGCCATCCTGGCCTTGAAGCTGCACCGACAGCAGTCCAAGACCGAGATCCTGCAGGGCTACCTCAACACCATCTACTTCGGTCGTGGCGCGTACGGCGTGCAGGCGGCCGCCCAGGCGTACTTCGACAAGGACGCCGCCGACATGAACCTGCGCCAGTCGGCGGTGCTGGCCTCGGTGCTCAACAACCCCTCGCGCTTCGACCCGGCCGGCGGCAAGGACTCCAAGCAGGCCCTCAAGGGGCGCTACGCCTACGTGCTGAGCCAGATGGAGAAGCTCGAGACCATCACTCCCGAGGCCGCGGAGAAGGCCGTGAAGCGGCTGCCGAAGTTCCCGAAGATCCAGGCCCAGAGCACCTACGGCGGCCAGAAGGGCCACGTGCTCGAGATGGTGCGCGACGAGCTCAACCGCCTCGGCTTCAGCGATGACGAGATCGACGGGGGCGGCCTGCGGGTCACCACGACCTTCACCGAGGACGCGATGACGGCGGCCGAGGAGGGCGTGCTCGAGGCGCGCCCCGAGGGCTTCGGCGACAAGCAGCTGCACGTCGGTGTGGCCAGCGTCGAGCCGGGCAGCGGTGCCGTGCGCGGCTTCTACGGCGGCCAGGACTACGTGCAGTCGCAGTACAACTGGGCCGTCACGGGCGGACAGGCCGGCTCGACGCTGAAGGCCTTCGCCCTCGCGGCGGCCATCAAGGAGGGCTTCTCGCTGCGCGACACCTTCGACGGCAACTCGCCCTACGAGCTGCCCGACGGCACCGAGATCGAGAACCAGGGCGACGCGAGCTACGGCTCGGCGATCGACATGGTCTACGCGACCCAGAAGTCCGCGAACTCCGCCTTCATCGACATGACGCTGGCGATGGACAAGGGCCCCCAGAAGATCCTCGACATGGCCAACGCGATGGGCATCCCGCCGGGTGAGGCGGGCAAGAACGCCGCCGGCATCCCGCCGACCTCGCCGGGCCTCGAGCCGATCACCGGCATCGCCCTGGGCAACGCGACCGTGAGCCCGATCAACATGGCCAACGCCTACGCGACGATCGCCAACGAGGGCGTCTACTCCGAGCCGTACGTCGTCGAGGAGGTCGTGGGCGCCGACGGCGAGGTCGAGTACACCCACGAGGAGAGCACCCAGCGTGCCGTGGGCGCCGACATCGCCGCCGACGTCTCCTACGCGCTGCAGCAGAACGTCACCGGCGGCTCCGGCACCGCCGCGCTCGCCCTGGGCCGCCCCGCCGCAGGAAAGACCGGCACGGCCACCAACGGCAAGGGCGAGGTCTCCTCGGCCTGGTTCGCCGGCTACACCCCGCAGATGTCGACCGCGGTGATGTACGTGCGCGGCAAGGGCAACGAGCAGCTGCAGGGCTGGCTGCCGGAGTACTTCGGTGGCGCCTACCCCGCCGACACCTGGCTCGCGGTGATGAGCGACCTGATGGAGGGCCTGGAGGTCGAGGAGTTCCCCGAGCCGGTCTTCGTCGACGGCGAGGCGCCCCCGGGCTACGAGCCGACGACCGCCCCGCCGACGCCGTCGAGCCCGCAGCCCACGCAGCAGTCGCCCACCAAGCAGCCGTCGCCGACCCAGGAGCCGAGCCCCACCGAGGAGCCGACCACCGAGGCGCCCACCCCGACACCGAGCCCCACCGACGACTGCGAGGGCATCCTCTGCGGGCCGAGCGGGAGCCCGTCGCCCTCGGGCAGCTCCTCGCCGACGTCGCAGCCGTCGTCGACCTCGTCCCCGGCCGCCGGGGGCGGCTCGCCCTCGCCGGGCCAGGGCGCGGGCCGTGACGACGCCGCGTACGCCGAGCGCCGCCGCGTGCAGTGA